The Heteronotia binoei isolate CCM8104 ecotype False Entrance Well chromosome 14, APGP_CSIRO_Hbin_v1, whole genome shotgun sequence genome has a window encoding:
- the ZNF276 gene encoding zinc finger protein 276: MKRDRRGRFLPAAVAGRAGPEPEPQQQQSDAASRARRGRPAGRQQESSAPPPPPERRAPEEVGGIGRAVSTGYCRLCHGKFSSRSLRNAFEKVPMTGESSEKQRRLDRVFFTDFQHLVGVAACPDPALPQFVCKKCHTQFYKCRSILQAFIQKVNISPTGHIETRGKLASHGTQGPLICASLRFMCRNSIHPSPLTVEGAPSMADLITSSPQCLHNLVMWAHSHAESCQTAPSLQSVLSSEYCGIIRAVWGCGEGHDYVMSTDSDCSSLLVDTTLSVKRDLPKGMTAQLETSNGVAADRAAVTAAATALEPQQSLARTGASHLPPNPGTALPVLSTEHTLPECQELPSLQAETGAALQEKSLPQPVCPLNGSPGQLSEKPVLPAASDERVKDEFSDLSEGDSSSDNENDKRARSSDDSFEPYPEKKMSTNRRAESKEPKAAEEPKTRKKPGPKPGWKKKIKCEREELPTIYKCPYQGCTAVYRGADGMKKHIKEHHEEVRERPCPHPGCNKVFMIDRYLQRHVKLIHTEVRNYICDECGQTFKQRKHLSVHQMRHSGAKPLQCEICGFQCRQRASLKYHMTKHKAEAELEFACDQCGKRFEKAHNLNVHMSMVHPLIQTQDKLKAAEPEPEGLPDALEAADSQLVKLELHAQQEPT, encoded by the exons ATGAAGCGGGATCGGCGGGGCCGGTTCCTGCCCGCCGCGGTGGCCGGCAGAGCGGGGCCGGAGCCggagccgcagcagcagcagagcgACGCCGCCTCCCGGGCCCGCCGCGGACGCCCAGCCGGCCGCCAGCAGGAGAGCagcgcgccgccgccgccgcccgagcGACGGGCCCCGGAGGAGGTGGGAG GAATTGGCCGGGCTGTGAGCACAGGCTACTGCCGACTTTGCCATGGGAAGTTTTCCTCACGGAGCCTACGGAACGCTTTCGAGAAGGTGCCCATGACGGGCGAGAGCTCAGAGAAGCAGCGGCGCCTGGACCGAGTCTTCTTCACGGATTTCCAGCACCTGGTGGGCGTGGCTGCCTGCCCAGACCCCGCCTTGCCCCAGTTTGTCTGCAAAAAGTGCCACACCCAGTTCTACAAGTGTCGCAGCATCCTCCAAGCGTTCATCCAGAAGGTGAACATCTCACCCACTGGCCACATCGAGACCAGAGGAAAG CTGGCTTCCCATGGAACGCAGGG GCCTCTGATTTGTGCTTCTTTGCGTTTTATGTGCAGGAACAGCATCCACCCGTCTCCACTCACTGTTGAAGGAGCTCCCTCCATGG CAGACCTGATCACCTCCAGTCCTCAGTGCCTCCACAACTTGGTGATGTGGGCCCACAGCCACGCGGAGAGCTGCCAGACGGCGCCTAGCCTGCAGAGTGTGCTGTCCTCCGAGTACTGCGGGATCATCCGAGCCGTGTGGGGCTGCGGGGAGGGCCACGATTATGTCATGAGCACGGACTCGGACTGCAGCAGCCTGCTGGTGGACACCACCTTGTCTGTGAAGCGGGACCTGCCCAAGGGCATGACAGCACAGCTGGAGACCAGCAACGGGGTGGCTGCAGACAGAGCAGCCGTCACTGCTGCCGCTACAGCCCTGGAACCCCAGCAGAGTCTGGCTAGGACAGGAGCCAGCCATCTGCCCCCAAACCCAGGGACTGCATTGCCAGTATTAAGCACCGAACACACACTGCCCGAGTGCCAGGAGTTGCCTTCCTTGCAAGCTGAAACTGGAGCCGCTTTGCAGGAGAAGAGCCTGCCTCAGCCAGTCTGCCCGCTCAATGGGAGTCCTG GACAGCTGAGCGAGAAGCCGGTTCTGCCTGCAGCGTCGGATGAGCGGGTAAAAGACGAGTTCAGTGACCTTTCTGAGGG AGACTCCTCAAGTGACAACGAGAACGACAAGCGAGCTCGGTCTTCGGATGATTCTTTTGAGCCTTACCCGGAAAAGAA GATGTCCACCAATCGAAGGGCTGAGAGTAAAGAACCCAAGGCAGCAGAGGAGCCAAAAACAAGGAAGAAGCCAGGACCCAAACcaggctggaagaagaagatcaAATGCGAAAG GGAGGAGCTGCCAACTATTTACAAGTGTCCTTATCAGGGCTGCACAGCCGTGTATCGAGGGGCAGACGGCATGAAG aagCACATCAAGGAGCACCACGAGGAAGTCCGGGAAAGGCCGTGCCCCCACCCAGGTTGCAACAAGGTGTTCATGATCGACAGATACCTCCAGCGCCACGTGAAGCTCATCCACACAG AAGTCCGGAACTATATCTGCGATGAATGCGGCCAGACCTTCAAGCAGCGCAAGCACCTCTCAGTCCATCAGATGCGCCACTCTGGCGCAAAACCTCTCCA GTGTGAAATCTGTGGCTTCCAGTGCCGACAACGTGCATCTCTCAAATACCACATGACCAAACACAAAGCAGAGGCAGAGCTGGAGTTTGCTTGCGACCAGTGCGGGAAGCGCTTCGAAAAGGCCCACAACCTTAACGTCCACATGTCCATGGTGCATCCGCTGATCCAGACTCAGGACAAACTCAAGGCGGCCGAGCCCGAGCCGGAGGGGCTGCCGGATGCCCTGGAGGCTGCAGACAGCCAGCTGGTGAAGCTGGAGCTCCATGCGCAGCAAGAGCCCACCTGa